In Haloimpatiens massiliensis, the following are encoded in one genomic region:
- a CDS encoding GNAT family N-acetyltransferase, with protein MRREDLSFVKSLMQSVPCFWHDCWTDNTLEKAFNFSGNSSFVYEQENKIIGCIFAYDFGFRGYIAGLVVSEEMRNKGIGKNLVEHVKNMLEENGCELIIADVLKSSESFYKKLGWRLPQRNIPI; from the coding sequence ATGAGAAGAGAAGATTTATCTTTTGTGAAATCTCTTATGCAATCAGTTCCTTGTTTTTGGCATGATTGTTGGACTGATAATACGTTAGAGAAAGCTTTTAATTTTTCAGGAAATTCTTCATTTGTTTATGAACAAGAAAATAAAATTATAGGATGTATTTTTGCTTATGATTTTGGTTTTAGAGGTTATATTGCAGGACTTGTAGTATCAGAAGAAATGCGCAATAAAGGTATAGGCAAAAATCTTGTTGAACATGTGAAAAATATGTTAGAAGAAAATGGATGCGAATTAATCATTGCAGATGTTCTGAAATCCTCAGAATCATTCTATAAAAAATTAGGCTGGAGGCTTCCCCAAAGGAATATTCCAATATGA